In Cydia strobilella chromosome 6, ilCydStro3.1, whole genome shotgun sequence, one DNA window encodes the following:
- the LOC134742275 gene encoding uncharacterized protein LOC134742275 has translation MMYVAFRWLSALSFAMWLGLCCLDMYLAQYKTSIYLRTAVTPYKVYKYSNESILKDVKIENLTQNWHRKKKHNKHHRIAYLHYVTFLAGAIAVFMYNKKTSLVTYCRSRINIPFKLLENKISFKITADYANVAILQCWRFLKEKLQYYPFNLKQTENGQNTNLSLLERLKDLVRDRKALGQILMAAIEENKNIRRQCQSEIIAKNRLLRYIQDTQKIMKENKSRYVDFQQLYMTTAKENCFLKSTIKKLQNEKAEAERNLLELINIVYRSRNNDLKAHCTRFIVHTKKNLLNSDVTAEINKFLQKSKPLITVSDEKPVFSNSDLITPRVTEILEDDDNFASFESSGPKLRGLPGEFVWTAKNKDGIIEKLYEYDCGTHSDDGDTIRRIREYSVYHDKDSLLDQTSLAASIPTFPSLSASATRLRLDIKSFSSQGFLTKILLKNIPLQLPSCAESAETPPLPYATSTCDL, from the exons atgatgtatgTTGCATTCAGATGGCTATCGGCATTAAGCTTTGCCATGTGGCTGGGACTGTGCTGTCTTGATATGTATTTGGCCCAGTATAAGACTAGCATATATCTAA GGACTGCTGTCACCCCTTATAAGGTTTACAAATATAGCAATGAGTCTATTTTGAAAGAtgtaaaaattgaaaatttaaccCAAAACTggcatcgaaaaaaaaaacataataagcaTCATCGGATTGCCTACCTACATTATGTAACATTTTTGGCTGGCGCCATAGCTGTGTTCATGTACAATAAGAAAACCTCATTGGTGACATACTGCAGAAGTAGGATTAATATACCATTTAAATTGCTCGAGAATAAAATCAGTTTTAAAATAACCGCCGACTATGCAAATGTTGCCATTCTCCAATGTTGGAGATTTTTAAAGGAAAAGCTGCAATACTATCCTTTCAACCTGAAACAAACTGAAAATGGACAGAACACTAATTTATCATTACTTGAAAGGTTGAAAGACCTTGTGCGTGATCGTAAAGCTCTAGGCCAGATTCTAATGGCAGCCATTGAAGAGAACAAAAATATCAGGCGACAATGTCAGTCAGAGATCATCGCCAAAAATCGGCTTTTACGTTACATCCAAGatacacaaaaaataatgaaggaGAACAAATCGCGATATGTCGATTTTCAGCAACTTTACATGACAACAGCAAAAGAAAACTGTTTCCTGAAATCCACCATCAAGAAACTGCAGAACGAAAAAGCTGAAGCAGAGAGAAATCTGTTAGAGTTAATCAATATCGTTTATAGGTCGAGAAATAACGATCTAAAAGCCCATTGCACCCGCTTCATTGTGCATACGAAGAAAAACTTACTAAATTCGGACGTCACCGCTGAAATAAacaagtttttgcaaaaatcgAAACCTCTAATAACTGTCAGTGACGAAAAACCGGTTTTTTCCAACAGTGATCTTATAACCCCTCGGGTAACTGAAATTTTGGAAGATGATGACAATTTCGCAAGCTTTGAGTCCAGTGGACCCAAACTACGTGGACTGCCAGGCGAATTTGTCTGGACTGCCAAAAATAAAGACGGCATTATTGAGAAGCTGTACGAATATGATTGTGGAACTCATTCAGATGATGGTGACACCATACGAAGGATAAGGGAATATTCTGTATATCATGATAAAGATAGTCTTTTGGATCAGACGAG TTTGGCCGCTAGCATCCCAACTTTCCCAAGCTTAAGCGCGAGTGCTACAAGGTTAAGGCTCGATATTAAATCCTTCTCTAGCCAAGGGTTCCTGACAAAGATCCTGCTCAAAAATATTCCTTTACAACTGCCGTCCTGCGCTGAAAGTGCTGAAACACCTCCGTTGCCCTATGCTACGAGTACTTGTGATTTGTAG
- the LOC134742280 gene encoding DNA oxidative demethylase ALKBH2-like codes for MNSLPVIDTTSIKWKTIRKEGLDLDYAVAIPRSIANNILKELEKTLEYFKGDLAKITVFGKEYPLPRQQVAYGDPGITYKYSGKTIPALPWPAPVLALRNFLESIKGIKYDFVLVNKYRNGNDHMGEHRDNEPELDPTYPIASISFGQERLFVLKHKDARKAGPDKKQIAPVKIDLEHGSVLFMNPPTNDIWYHSLPTRKKLLGVRINLTFRKMRIK; via the exons ATGAATTCGTTACCCGTAATTGACACTACTTCGATTAAATGGAAAACAATACGCAAAGAAGGGCTGGATTTAGACTATGCTGTAGCCATACCAAGAAGCATTGCTAACAACATCTTAAAGGAACTGGAAAAAACATTAGAATATTTTAAGGGAGATCTGGCAAAAATAAC GGTTTTTGGCAAAGAGTATCCTCTTCCACGCCAGCAAGTAGCATATGGTGATCCAGGAATAACTTACAAATATTCTGGAAAAACTATACCAGCTTTGCCGTGGCCCGCACCCGTTTTAGCATTGCGAAATTTCCTCGAAAGTATAAAAGGGATAAAATACGACTTCGTCCTAGTGAACAA GTATAGGAATGGCAATGACCACATGGGCGAACACAGAGACAATGAACCTGAATTAGACCCCACGTACCCCATCGCTTCTATATCGTTCGGTCAAGAGAGACTTTTTGTTCTAAAACACAAAGATGCGAGAAAAGCAGGTCCAGATAAAAAACAGATAGCTCCAG TTAAAATTGACCTGGAACATGGGAGTGTATTATTCATGAATCCGCCTACGAACGATATTTGGTACCATTCTTTACCAACAAGAAAAAAGTTGCTAGGCGTTAGAATTAACTTAACATTTCGCAAAatgcgaataaaataa
- the LOC134742274 gene encoding intraflagellar transport protein 70A, with protein sequence MDYMQIKDGQYTKTIYTMIKEARYDDAIKALNDAINFNPNRAGLSLLGYCYYRTQAFVEAANCYEQLSAMHPDVPEYKLYFAQALYEASMFDEAYKVTMQISAPELERTVIKLQSAIKYGEEDTSAAKSLVDSYIQDDVDKDINLGCLLYKDNQYEKALQKFSRSLSVLGFNAHLHYNVALCYFKLKEYPQALKHITLVIERGIRDHPELAVGMQAETSEVKSVGNTLTLHETALTEVFNLKAAIEYQLKNVEAAREALNDMPPRQEHELDAVTLHNVALTSIDIKPTDGFEKLHFLLQQDPFPPETFANLLLLYCKFEYYDLAADVLAENAQFTYKYLTPYLYDFLDAIITSQTSPEEAFQKYEDIASKHAEQLRKLTKVVQESRSQGDNDQVKKAVVEYEEALERYIPVVMAQAKIYWDMENYGQVEKIFRKSVEFCNESDVWRLNVAHVLFMQENKYKEAASFYEPIVKKQYDNILDISAVVLANLCVSYIMTSQNEEAEDIMRKIEKEEEQQIFEDPHKKFYHLCIVNLVIGTLYCAKGNYEFGISRVIKSLEPFNKRLGTDTWFYAKRCFLSFLENLSKHLIVVKDNTIKDCLQFLEGCETYGRRVSTVIENPFQEEDANTKAKQTVTYEARLLRYMFNKLRNIDDSVTINKYEDLK encoded by the exons atggattaCATGCAAATCAAAGACGGACAGTATACTAAAACAATATATACCATG ATAAAGGAAGCAAGGTACGACGACGCCATAAAAGCACTCAATGATGCTATCAATTTTAACCCAAATAGAGCTGGATTGTCCTTACTCGGTTACTGTTACTACAGGACTCAAGCGTTTGTCGAAGCAGCGAACTGCTACGAGCAATTGTCCGCCATGCATCCTGACGTGCCAGAGTACAAGCTCTACTTCGCACAGGCATTGTATGAGGCGTCAATGTTCGATGAAGCTTATAAAGTCACCATGCAAATTTCAGCTCCAGAGTTAGAGCGAACAGTTATCAAACTACAATCAGCAATAAAATATGGAGAAGAAGACACCAGTGCTGCGAAAAGTCTGGTAGACTCTTATATTCAAGATGATGTGGACAAAGACATCAATCTCGGATGCCTATTGTACAAAGATAACCAATACGAAAAAGCACTACAAAAGTTTTCACGCAGTCTAAGTGTACTCGGTTTTAACGCACATCTTCATTACAATGTAGCACTTTGCTACTTTAAGCTGAAAGAATATCCTCAAGCATTGAAACATATCACTCTAGTTATTGAAAGAGGTATTCGTGATCACCCTGAGTTAGCCGTCGGCATGCAAGCCGAGACTTCCGAAGTCAAGTCAGTAGGAAACACACTAACACTTCACGAGACAGCACTGACGGAGGTATTTAATCTTAAAGCGGCTATTGAGTACCAATTGAAAAATGTTGAAGCCGCGAGAGAGGCTCTCAACGACATGCCGCCCAGACAAGAGCATGAACTAGACGCCGTGACTCTACACAACGTTGCTCTGACTTCTATTGATATAAAACCTACTGATGGTTTCGAGAAACTGCATTTTCTTTTGCAACAAGACCCATTCCCTCCAGAAACTTTCGCAAATTTATTACTCCTTTATTGTAAGTTTGAGTATTATGATCTGGCTGCTGACGTTTTAGCTGAAAACGCGCAGtttacatacaaatatttaacCCCTTACTTATATGATTTTTTGGATGCAATCATAACAAGCCAAACATCACCTGAGGAAGCTTTTCAGAAATACGAAGACATTGCATCCAAACACGCTGAACAACTGAGGAAGCTAACTAAAGTTGTTCAGGAAAGCAGGTCACAAGGAGATAATGATCAGGTCAAGAAAGCTGTTGTGGAGTATGAAGAAGCCTTGGAAAGATACATACCAGTTGTGATGGCTCAAGCAAAAATTTACTGGGACATGGAAAACTACGGGCAAGTCGAGAAAATTTTCCGGAAATCTGTTGAATTTTGCAACGAGTCAGACGTGTGGCGCCTGAATGTAGCCCATGTTCTCTTCATGCAGGAGAACAAGTACAAAGAAGCCGCTAGCTTCTACGAGCCTATCGTCAAGAAACAATACGACAACATTCTGGATATAAGTGCAGTGGTTTTAGCAAATTTATGCGTCTCTTATATCATGACATCCCAGAACGAGGAGGCTGAGGATATAATGCGCAAGATAGAAAAGGAGGAAGAACAGCAAATTTTTGAAGATCCACATAAGAAGTTCTATCATTTATGCATCGTTAACCTAGTCATCGGAACGTTATATTGCGCTAAAGGGAACTATGAGTTTGGGATCTCCAGAGTGATCAAATCGCTGGAGCCGTTCAACAAACGTCTCGGCACGGATACTTGGTTCTATGCAAAGCGCTGCTTCCTGTCTTTTCTAGAAAATCTTTCTAAGCACTTGATTGTGGTTAAGGATAATACCATCAAAGATTGTCTGCAGTTTCTTGAAGGTTGTGAGACTTACGGTCGACGAGTCAGTACTGTTATTGAGAATCCTTTTCAGGAAGAAGATGCGAATACAAAAGCTAAACAGACGGTGACCTACGAAGCCCGATTACTGCGATACATGTTCAATAAGTTAAGAAATATCGATGACTCTGTAACTATTAATAAGTATGAAGATTTAAAGTGA